In the genome of Streptomyces liliifuscus, the window GATGACGGACCGCTACGGCTGGAATCTGTCGGTCTACGACCGTCTGCACGTGCCCGTCATCACCCCGTCCGCGGGAGAGACCGCCACGGTCACCTACGAGGTCCTGGTGGAGAAGCGCCGCTCGGGAGAGGGTCGCTGGTTCGACACGGAGAACTACACCGACTCCGGCGCGGACTCGCCGGGCCGGCTCATCACCCAGGCCCTGGAAGCCACGCAGCACGGGCGAGCCTTGGCCGCTGCCCTGTCTCCCGGCCACGACCTGCTGATGGTTGCCCGCAACCGGCGCCGTACTGACGTGGACTCCAATCTGGACCGGCCCCGCAACGTCGGCCCGCTGTGCTTCGGGGTGTCCAAGGGCGACGCGCGAGTATGGGCGAGCACTCACAAGATCGGCTCGCCCTTCCAACGCGCCCGCAGGACCACCGTCACGACGACGGGCAAGCCGCTACAGCACAAACGTGCCACCCACGAGAGCGTCTACGTCCTGCCCGACGAGAACGTCCAGGAGGCCGCCGTGAGCGTGATCGCGGCCGGCGCCGAGGAGGCCCTCGAACAGGCCCGCGACTACACCTTCAAGGGTCGGCTCTCGGACGCGGCCGACGCGGCCCACCAGGAGACCGCGACCGCGGACTGCGCGGACGAGGAGACCAGCCCCTGGCCGGACCCGAGCGGGGGCTGCGGCGCCGACTTCCTGCTCTGCCTGTCCTGCGAGAACTCCCGGGTCCACACCGGCCACCACCCGCGCCTCGCGCTCCTGCGCCGCCAGTTGATATCGCTCCGCTCCGGCTGGCCGGAGAAACTCTGGCGCAAGCGATGGGACGAACACCTCCAGCGACTCGATGACCTGCGGACAAAGGTCAACGAGAGCACCTGGGACGCCGCTCTGGCCCGGATCACCGACCGCGACCAAATGATCGTCGACCACCTGCTCAAGGGAGACCTCGCCCCGTGACCACAGCTCTGACCCTCGAGGCCGATCCCTACATCCTTCCCCTGCCGGGTCCGGAGAGCCCGGTGGTCCTGGACCGGTGGATCAGCGCTGGTAACACCCACCCCAACTCCCGCTACAGCGACGACGTCTGGTCGATGGGACCGCTGACCGACAACCCCGGGGACAGCATCCACAAGATCAATTTGAGGAGGTGCCCCGCCTCCCTGCGGAGCGAGTTCAGGCGCCTCATCTGGGTCCTGATCAACGGCGAGCTGCGCCCCACCTACGTGCAGGAACGGGGCTTTCAGAACCGGTCACGCGACGGCGTGGTCAGCATGCGCGACAACATCCTGCAGTGGATGAAGTTCGCGCGCTGGCTCGACCGGCAGGGCGTGTCCCAGGTCAGTGACTGCACCGTGGAGCACTGGAAGGCGTACGCCGCCAAGATCGCCAGCAGCGGCTGCACGCGCGTTCATGCCCAGACGGTTCTTAACTGGCTCTCGGACCTGTGGGCCTTCGACCAGCTGTCGGCCAGCCCCTGCGGCGTTACGCAGCCGCCCTGGGAGAGCGAGGGCATCGACGACTACCTGCCGGCCGAGACGGGAGAGGCGGGCGGGGAGAACAAGACCGAGCCACTGGACCCGACCGTGATCGGTCCCTTGCTGACCTGGTCGATCCGCATGGTCGAAGACTTCTCCGACGACATCCTGGCCGCCTGGGCCGAGCGCCGCCGCATGCACGCCCGCGTGACGGCCACCCCGAGCACCCGAGGGGGTCTGGCGGCCGTCAAGAACTACCTGCAGCCGCTGGTCGATTCCGGGGCTCTCCTGCCCGCCACCGTGAGCCGAAAGCACGGCATCACCCTGGCCCACCACTACGTCGCGGCGGTCACGGCAGCCAGCTGGAACCAGGTCCACGACTTCGCTACTCGGCGCGGGCTCCGTGCGCTCGCCGCCCGGCGGCCCGGCCCCAGCCCGATGCAGGTGCCGGTGACGGGCCGGATCGAGAGGCGGCCCTGGCGCGAGTTCATGGACTATGAGGAGACGCCGATTCTGGTGCGTCACCTGGCCACGGCCGCCGCCATCGTGATCTTGTATTTGACCGGGATGCGCCCCCAGGAGGCGCGGTCGCTGCGGTCCGGCTGCTGCCCCGATCCGGAGCCCAACGAGGACGGCTCCATGCCGCGGCATCTGATCCGAGCCCACCACTACAAGAACGTCCGCGACTCTGACGGCCACCACATCTCCGCTGGTGAGGAGCGCGCCGTCCCCTGGGTCGCGATCACCCCCGTCGTGAACGCCATCCGGGTTCTGGAACGCATCGTCCCCAAGGGCGAGCTGCTGTTCAGCTCCACCCACCACGATGTCATCGGCCAGCGCAAGCACCACGGTGCGCTGAAGCGGGGCACCCTGGACCGCCGGGTCGAGAATCTCGTGTCGTGGATCAACCAGGAGGCCACCGCCCAGGGCCTGGACGCCCAGATGGTGCCGGAGGACCCGCACGGCAACCTTGGACTGAGTCGCCTGCGCAGAACTTTGGCTTGGCACATCGCCCGCCGCCCCGGCGGTCTGGTCGCCCTCGCCATCCAGTACGGACACATGCGCACCGCCCTGGACGCCCGCACCTCCACCGGCTACGGCAACCGCGAGCGTCGGGGGTTCCACGGGGAGCTCGACGTCGAGACCGCTCTCGCCGCCGCGCAGACCGCAGCACGGCTGCGCGACACCGCTGCAGCCGGCGAGAAAATCTCCGGTCCCGCCGCTCGACGGGCTCTCATCGGAGCAACCTCGCTCCCCAGCTTCGAAGGCGCCTTGACCACCCCGAAGGCCGCCGCCAAGTTCCTCGCGCGCGACGGCCTCGTCCTCTTCGACAACCCGGACGCGTTCCTCATCTGCGCCTTCAAGCGCGACACCGCCCTGTGCGACCCGGATCCCGTGGCGACGGCACCCAACCAGTTCGCCTGCCAGCTCGGCTGCGGCAACGCCGTCCGCACCGACAGTCACGCACAGGCGGCTCGGGAGCACGCTGATCGGCTCGATGCGAAGGCAGCCCTGATGCCCCAGCCCCTGGGCGACCGGTTTCGCCGAACAGCTGGCCGCTTCCGTGCTCTTGCCGATGCCCACGACTCCGCCGCCCAGTTCGCCGAGGAGGCCATCGCATGAACCAGCAGCACGAGGACGAACGCTCGCGCATCCGCGCAGCGATGGACCGCCTCCTGGCCGGCCAGCCCACGAGCTCCAACGGCAGCCTCACAGTGGTCGCGCTCGCCGCAGAGGCCGGTGTTCACCGCATGGCGCTGCAAAAGCGCCACGCCGACCTCAAGGAGGAGTTCTACGCGCGGGTGCGTACGGAAACGCACCAGACGCCGGAAGTCGAGAGGCGGCTTCGCAAAGAGGTTGTCCGCCTGAAAGAAGTTCTCAAGGACTCCCGGGCTGCCGAGGCCGAGTCCCGGCATCGAGCCGAGCAGATGGCCCTCGCGGCAGCCGTTCTCATCCTCCGGACCTCCACCGGCCAGGACCACACCGCCTCCGGAAACGTCGTCCCACTCCACCCGCCCCGCGACTGAGAGATCAGGTTCAGGCGACGACGCGTTCCTTCCATGTCCGCTGGACACACTCCCGCACGGGCCGGCTCGCGCCGCCGGGTGCCAGGGCCGCGTTGAACTCGCGGACGCAGTCCGAGCGTTGGCTGCCCACACCACGGTGGATTCGTACGGGCGACGCGAAAGCAGTGTGGATCCGGCTTCCGCATGCCCTGTGCGCGGTCAGTGCTGGGCCGGGACGCCGAGGTCGTCGAGGAGGCCGCGGACACGGCGCTCGATGTCGTCGCGGATGGGCCGGACGTCGTCGACGGTCCTGCCCGCGGGGTCGTCCAGGGTCCAGTCGAGGTAGCGCTTGCCGGGGAACACCGGGCAGGCGTCGCCGCAGCCCATGCTGACGACGACGTCGGCGGCGCGGACGATCTCGTCGGTCCAGGGCTTGGTGAACTCGCGGGAGATGTCGATGCCGCGTTCGCTCATGGCGGCGATGGCTGCCGGGTTGACCTCGAAGCCGGGTTCGGAGCCGCCGGACCAGGCGACGGCGTTGTCGCCGGCGAGGTGCTGGAAGAAGCCCATGGCCATCTGGCTGCGGCCGGCGTTGTGGACGCAGAGGAAGAGGACGACGGGCTTGCCGTCGGTGTGGTGGCCTTCGATCTTGGCCAGGGCGCGCAGGCGCTGGCGGGCGAAGCGTTCGGCGATGAGGGGGAGGTAGTTGGGGATGGTGCTGCGGCCGGCGAACTGGTCGTAGCTGGTGTGCAGGAACCGTTCGATGGTCTCCTGGCCGAAGATCCCGTCGAACTCCCGGCTCAGGTGGGTGGCTGCGGTGCGCAGGGCGAGTTGCTGGTCGATGCTCAGGTTGCGGTGCGGGGTGGGCGCGGTCTCAGTCATCGCTGCCTCCTGGAGGGCGGACGGCGGGGGCCAGCCGGTCGATCCGGTCGGCGAGATCACTCAGGGCGTCGGCGAAGGCGTCGTCGGTGCCGGTGCGGGTGGGGTCGGGTACCGACCAGTGCAGGCGGTCGGGGACCCGGGGGCCGAGCTGCTCGTGAGCGTTGTCGCAGACGGCGACCACGAGGTCGTCCGGGCGCAGCGTCTCGTCGATGTGGGAGGTACGGGCGTGGGCCAGGGAGAGGCCGTGTCTGCGTGCGGTCGCCACGGCTCGGGGGTGGACGCGCTGAGCTGGTTCGGTTCCGGCCGAGGCGGCGGGGACGGTGCTGTGGCGCTTCCAGAGGGCCGCGGCGAGGTGGGAGCGGGCGGAGTTGTGGGTGCAGACGAACACCACACGGGGCGCCGTCCGCAGGGGTGCGGGCATGGTGTCGGCCAGGGTTTCCACGCGCAGGCGCAGGTAGGTGCGCCGACGGTCGCCTTCGGAGCGGGACCGCTCGATCAGGCCGACCTGTTCGAGCAGCTTGAGGTGGTGGGCCAGGAGGTTGCTGGGCAGGCCCAGCTCCTGGCCGAGTTCGCCGGGCGAGGCATCGCCCAGCAGCAGCCGGTCGATGATCGCCAGACGCGCGGGTTCCCCCAGTGCCGCGTGCCGTTGTGCTCGCGCCACCACCGATTCAGACCACTCAACGTTCATTGACTCAATTTTCGTTGAGCTAATGCCAGGTGTCAATGCATCCCGCAGAGGTCAGGAGGCCGGTGTGCGAGAAAGGTGTCAGAAGACGCCCAGCATCCGGCGCTGCACGTCGAGGTGGTGCTCGCTCATCCACGCCTGCGCCGCGACCTGGACCGCGTCCCACGGAGAGCCCAGCGGTGGGGTGTAGGAGAGGTCGAGTTCGCTGAGGCTGTCGACCGGCATGCCGTGGAACAGCGCGGTCGCGTACGTGTCCACCCGCTTGGAGATCTCCGCCCCGCGCCGTCCGACGAGCTGGGCGCCCAGCAGAATGCCGCTTGAGGTGTCCCCGGTGACGCGGATCGAGATCGGGGTGGCGCCAGGGTAGTACGCCTTGTGGTCGTCAGGGCGGCTCGCGGTGGTCGCCGGAGTCCAGCCCCGCCCGGCAGCTCCTGCTTCGTGGTCGCGCAGGCCAGTGCGGGCAGCGACGAGGTCGAAGACCTTGACCACCTGGGTGCCGAGACTGCCCGCGAACCAGCGGGTGCCGCCGAGGGCGTTCTCGCCCGCGATCCGGCCCTGCTTGTGGGCGGTCGTCCCCAGCGGCAGCCAGGTCTTGCCGAGGAGACGGTGGTGCGTGACGGCGCAGTCTCCGGCTGCGTACACGTCGGGCAGCGAGGTGCGCATGTACTCGTCGACGTCGATCGCGCCCTTCACGCCGAGCAGGGCTCCGGCGGCAGAGGCGAGGGCGGTGTCGGGGCGTACGCCGACGACGACCAGGACGAGGTCGGCGCCGCGGGTGAACGTTCTGCCGTCGGGTCCGGTGGCCCGTACCTGAAGGATGTCGCCGGCGGGGTCGCGGGTGATCGCGGAGACCTGGGTGCCGGTGATGACCTCGACCCCGTTGGCGGTGAGTTCGTCATGGACGACGGCGCCGAGCTCGGGGTCGGCGGTGGGCAGGACCTCGGGAAGGGCCTCGATCTGGGTGACCTGGAGGCCGCGGGTGGT includes:
- a CDS encoding integrase, with the protein product MTTALTLEADPYILPLPGPESPVVLDRWISAGNTHPNSRYSDDVWSMGPLTDNPGDSIHKINLRRCPASLRSEFRRLIWVLINGELRPTYVQERGFQNRSRDGVVSMRDNILQWMKFARWLDRQGVSQVSDCTVEHWKAYAAKIASSGCTRVHAQTVLNWLSDLWAFDQLSASPCGVTQPPWESEGIDDYLPAETGEAGGENKTEPLDPTVIGPLLTWSIRMVEDFSDDILAAWAERRRMHARVTATPSTRGGLAAVKNYLQPLVDSGALLPATVSRKHGITLAHHYVAAVTAASWNQVHDFATRRGLRALAARRPGPSPMQVPVTGRIERRPWREFMDYEETPILVRHLATAAAIVILYLTGMRPQEARSLRSGCCPDPEPNEDGSMPRHLIRAHHYKNVRDSDGHHISAGEERAVPWVAITPVVNAIRVLERIVPKGELLFSSTHHDVIGQRKHHGALKRGTLDRRVENLVSWINQEATAQGLDAQMVPEDPHGNLGLSRLRRTLAWHIARRPGGLVALAIQYGHMRTALDARTSTGYGNRERRGFHGELDVETALAAAQTAARLRDTAAAGEKISGPAARRALIGATSLPSFEGALTTPKAAAKFLARDGLVLFDNPDAFLICAFKRDTALCDPDPVATAPNQFACQLGCGNAVRTDSHAQAAREHADRLDAKAALMPQPLGDRFRRTAGRFRALADAHDSAAQFAEEAIA
- a CDS encoding FAD-dependent oxidoreductase, translating into MASKRIVAIGGSDAGISAALRARELDPDSEVTVVVADAYPNFSICGIPYYVSGEVGHWSDLAHRTLADLKATGMQVRTDTLATGIDVTGKRLVVRDTEGRAEELPYDALIVGTGAVSVRPPIEGLSGPDALGPQDGVHLVHSMGDTFGIMQSLAARSPKSAVVIGAGYIGLEMAEALTTRGLQVTQIEALPEVLPTADPELGAVVHDELTANGVEVITGTQVSAITRDPAGDILQVRATGPDGRTFTRGADLVLVVVGVRPDTALASAAGALLGVKGAIDVDEYMRTSLPDVYAAGDCAVTHHRLLGKTWLPLGTTAHKQGRIAGENALGGTRWFAGSLGTQVVKVFDLVAARTGLRDHEAGAAGRGWTPATTASRPDDHKAYYPGATPISIRVTGDTSSGILLGAQLVGRRGAEISKRVDTYATALFHGMPVDSLSELDLSYTPPLGSPWDAVQVAAQAWMSEHHLDVQRRMLGVF
- a CDS encoding arsenate reductase/protein-tyrosine-phosphatase family protein — encoded protein: MNVEWSESVVARAQRHAALGEPARLAIIDRLLLGDASPGELGQELGLPSNLLAHHLKLLEQVGLIERSRSEGDRRRTYLRLRVETLADTMPAPLRTAPRVVFVCTHNSARSHLAAALWKRHSTVPAASAGTEPAQRVHPRAVATARRHGLSLAHARTSHIDETLRPDDLVVAVCDNAHEQLGPRVPDRLHWSVPDPTRTGTDDAFADALSDLADRIDRLAPAVRPPGGSDD
- a CDS encoding arsenate reductase ArsC, with product MTETAPTPHRNLSIDQQLALRTAATHLSREFDGIFGQETIERFLHTSYDQFAGRSTIPNYLPLIAERFARQRLRALAKIEGHHTDGKPVVLFLCVHNAGRSQMAMGFFQHLAGDNAVAWSGGSEPGFEVNPAAIAAMSERGIDISREFTKPWTDEIVRAADVVVSMGCGDACPVFPGKRYLDWTLDDPAGRTVDDVRPIRDDIERRVRGLLDDLGVPAQH